The window GCGCCTCGCTCTGGCCGTTGCCCGTGGCGAACGCCAGCAGGCTCGGCCCGGCGCCACTGAGGGCGACGCCGGCCGCGCCGGCTTCGTAGGCGGCCTGATAGGCGTCGCGCGCGCCGGGAATGATCGCCAGGCGGTGCGGCTGGTGCAGGCGGTCGGCCATCGCCGTGCGCAGATAGGTGGTATCACCGCTAGTCAGGGCTTCCAGCAACAAGCCGAAACGGCTGGTATTGAAAATGGATTCGCCGCGCGACAGGCCGGACGGCAGAACCGCCCGCGCCTTGGACGTCGGCAGGTAAAAATCGGGCAGCACGATGACCACCTTCCACGGCGGCGGGGTCATGCGACGCACGATGAGTTCGGCCGGGCCATAGTCGGCATCGGGCAGGACGCCCAGCACCAGCCCGCCCAACATCGCCGGGGCGACATTATCGGGGTGGCCTTCCATCGTCACCGCCATCGCCAGTATTTCACTGGGCGAAAGGCCGCCATCGACGAGCGCGTTGCCGGCAGCCAGCCCAGCGATGATGGCCGACGAACTGCTGCCCAACCCGCTGCCGACGGGGATGCAGTTGGTAATGCTCAGCGCCACGGCCGCCGGCCGACGACCCACGGCGGCGAAAACCGCCTCGACGGCGCTAATCATCAGGTTGCGGCGGTTGGCCGGCACTTTGTCGGCGTCGACGCCCGCCACCTGAACCGTGTAACGTGTCTTGTGGCCGGCCACAGGGAGATCGGGGCCATCGCGCGTCACGACGAATTCGTTGCGCAGATCGAGGGCCAGCCCCAGGCAATCAAAGCCGGGGCCGAGGTTGGCGCTGGTGGCCGGAACGGTGATGGTGGCGGTGCATGAACGGCCGCCTATTTCCGTAGACATGGGGCGTCATTTTACACTAGAATGGGGTATAGCCTAATCGTAATTTCGACCGATGAAAGTGCCGTGGGTCAACATCCTGCTTCTGATCCTGCTGGTGATCCAAACCATCACCGGCTACCTGGGCCTGGTCAACGGCCGTTCGTCGGCCGCCTGGACGCTGTGGTTGCATGGCATCATCGCCTACACCCTGGCCCTGGCCCTGTTCGCCAAGGCGGCGGTGATCCGCGATGCGTGGCGACGCAAGAAACGATGGACGGCGCGGCGCGTCGCCTTCGCCGTCACGCTGGTCTTGCTGCTGCTGGTTATGGCCTTGGGCTTGCTCTGGACGTACAACGGGCCGATCTATCTGGGCGGCTTCAGCCTGGTCAGCCTCCACATCTACCTGGCCGTGCCCCTGATGGCCCTCATGGTGTGGCATGCCTGGCACATGCGCTTCATCCGTCGCGTGGCCGGGGCGACGGGGCGGCGGCTGTTCCTCGGCGGGCTGGCGTCCGTCTTTGGTGGCGCGTTGGTCTGGGCGTTGGCCGGCCGGGTTAAGGCGTGGGCCGGGCTGCCGGGTGCAAGCCGTCGCTTCACCGGCTCCTATGAAATCGGCAGCTTTGTGGCCGACTTCCCGGTGGTAAGTTGGATCGCCGACCGGCCGCCGCTGGTGGATGGGCCAATGTGGCAATTGCGCGTTGAAGGGGCTGTGGCGCAACCGCTGACGCTCACATTGGCCGATTTGGCCGGCTGGCCGCAGCGCGTCGTGACGACGGCCATCGACTGTACGGGAGGATGGTATTCCGTCCAGCGGTGGCAGGGCGTGGGGATGGAGGAGTTATTGCGGGCGACGGGCGTGAGACCGGAGGCGGCCAGCGTCACGTTTGAATCGCTCACCGGCTACAAAAGGCGCTTTAGCCTGGAGGAAGCGGCAACATTTTTGCTGGGTCTGGGCATTGCCGTTGACGAGCCGGAAGGCTACCCGGCCACCGTTCGGCCACTGACCGCCGGGCATGGCTACCCGGCCCGTCTGGTCGCGCCGGGCCGGCGTGGCGTGGAGTGGGTCAAATGGCTGGCGGTGATCCGGCTCAACGAGACGGGACCGCATCAACAGTCGCCGCTGCCGCTCCAGTAGGTGCTGCTTCGCCGGCGGCCACGGGAGATATCACGGTATCGCCCGCCTGTACGGTTACCAGACTGCGCTCGTAGGCCAGCACGTTCTCGAAGGCGGCAAT is drawn from Candidatus Promineifilum breve and contains these coding sequences:
- the thrB gene encoding homoserine kinase, yielding MSTEIGGRSCTATITVPATSANLGPGFDCLGLALDLRNEFVVTRDGPDLPVAGHKTRYTVQVAGVDADKVPANRRNLMISAVEAVFAAVGRRPAAVALSITNCIPVGSGLGSSSSAIIAGLAAGNALVDGGLSPSEILAMAVTMEGHPDNVAPAMLGGLVLGVLPDADYGPAELIVRRMTPPPWKVVIVLPDFYLPTSKARAVLPSGLSRGESIFNTSRFGLLLEALTSGDTTYLRTAMADRLHQPHRLAIIPGARDAYQAAYEAGAAGVALSGAGPSLLAFATGNGQSEARAMTRAFAAAGMNSRTWLLEPSATGITIAIETA
- a CDS encoding molybdopterin-dependent oxidoreductase, with translation MKVPWVNILLLILLVIQTITGYLGLVNGRSSAAWTLWLHGIIAYTLALALFAKAAVIRDAWRRKKRWTARRVAFAVTLVLLLLVMALGLLWTYNGPIYLGGFSLVSLHIYLAVPLMALMVWHAWHMRFIRRVAGATGRRLFLGGLASVFGGALVWALAGRVKAWAGLPGASRRFTGSYEIGSFVADFPVVSWIADRPPLVDGPMWQLRVEGAVAQPLTLTLADLAGWPQRVVTTAIDCTGGWYSVQRWQGVGMEELLRATGVRPEAASVTFESLTGYKRRFSLEEAATFLLGLGIAVDEPEGYPATVRPLTAGHGYPARLVAPGRRGVEWVKWLAVIRLNETGPHQQSPLPLQ